The following proteins come from a genomic window of Ailuropoda melanoleuca isolate Jingjing chromosome 2, ASM200744v2, whole genome shotgun sequence:
- the GPR1 gene encoding G-protein coupled receptor 1, translating to MEDLEETLFEEFENYSYNLEYYYSSESDLEEKAHLGVVHWVSLVLYCLAFILGIPGNAIVIWFTGFKWKKTVTTLWFLNLAIADFIFLLFLPLYISYVAMNFHWPFGVWLCKANSFIAQLNMFASVFFLTAISLDRYIHLIHPILSHRHRTLRNSLIVIISVWFLASLMGGPALYFRDTLEFNNHTLCYNNFHEHDPDLILMRHHVLTWVKFIVGYLFPLLAMSVCYLCLIFKVKKRSILVSSKHFWTILAVVMAFLICWTPYHLFSIWELTIHHSSYFHHVLQAGIPLSTGLAFLNSCLNPILYVLISKKFQTRFRASVAEILKHTLWEASRSGTASEQLRNSETKNPCLLETAP from the coding sequence ATGGAAGATCTAGAGGAAACATTATTTGAAGAATTCGAGAACTACTCCTATAACCTGGAATATTATTACTCCTCAGAGTCTGATTTGGAGGAGAAAGCCCACCTGGGAGTTGTTCACTGGGTCTCCCTGGTGTTATACTGTTTAGCATTTATTCTCGGCATTCCAGGAAATGCCATTGTCATTTGGTTCACGGGGTTCAAGTGGAAGAAGACAGTTACCACTCTCTGGTTCCTCAACCTGGCTATtgcagatttcatttttcttctcttcctgcctctgtacATCTCTTATGTGGCCATGAATTTCCACTGGCCCTTTGGCGTCTGGTTGTGCAAGGCCAATTCCTTCATTGCCCAGTTGAACATGTTTGCTAGTGTGTTTTTCCTGACGGCGATCAGCCTGGACCGTTATATCCACTTGATCCATCCCATCCTATCTCATCGGCACCGAACCCTCAGGAACTCCCTGATTGTTATTATATCTGTTTGGTTTTTGGCTTCTCTAATGGGTGGTCCTGCCCTCTACTTCCGGGACACTCTGGAGTTCAATAACCACACTCTTTGCTATAACAATTTCCATGAGCATGATCCTGACCTTATTTTGATGAGGCACCATGTTCTGACCTGGGTGAAATTTATTGTTGGGTACCTCTTCCCCTTGCTAGCAATGAGCGTTTGCTACTTGTGTCTCATCTTCAAGGTGAAGAAGCGAAGCATCCTGGTCTCCAGTAAGCATTTCTGGACCATCCTGGCTGTGGTCATGGCCTTTTTGATTTGCTGGACTCCTTATCACCTGTTTAGCATTTGGGAGCTCACAATCCACCACAGCAGCTACTTCCACCACGTGCTTCAGGCTGGCATCCCCCTCTCCACTGGCTTGGCATTCCTCAATAGTTGCTTGAACCCCATCCTTTACGTCCTGATTAGTAAGAAGTTCCAAACTCGCTTCCGGGCCTCAGTTGCTGAGATCCTAAAGCACACACTGTGGGAGGCCAGCCGTTCCGGCACAGCGAGCGAACAGCTCAGGAACTCTGAGACCAAGAACCCGTGTCTCCTGGAAACAGCTCCGTGA